The following are encoded in a window of Colletotrichum lupini chromosome 3, complete sequence genomic DNA:
- a CDS encoding ABC transporter yields the protein MISPSQASQALHYGCALSAVLIGLSASVQSGQAKRKHTSTKDYKHRRSKPEKIAKLIVVITYVSDLVAAIFQPDAFNKEQAHIIHVLLSTFAWIALCSNGNVPRLLLSACTATFLLEIPLLVLNVRGRSFSTPDVVCLVCQGARIFVIAGLVLVALASTTNRGGSSGACSAESQPFLGSHAQEGPADYGTERFRDDTDTEIASDGSEDEDTDDDDSASIKRRRAKRLEETGGWLGYLKDFKIFVPLLIPRNDRKVQLSIVLCLLCMAGGRAMIILIPRQLGIVTDKILAKEAPYGALAIWLLLSLISGESGLGLIEALAKIPIKQFSYRQITNAAFSHVMNLPMEFHAERDSAEVMKAIEQGGALSNLLETAVIDILPTVADMFIALWFLYWKFNAYVSLAMLVASVAFTTLEIVTSNMNLANRRASSKAEREEARIMHQAVQGWQTVTYFNMFNFEKRRFGQAVDSQLAASRRYGVGDAFIQALLEATVPVTFFVLACLVLYEITNGRASPGDFVLLLTYWEYLVWPLKFLSHNYRYLMSDLVDAERLLNLLQTKSTIVERENAKNLTPVKGHVAFENVGFAYDPRRQTIEQLDVSAAPGKTIALVGETGAGKSSIMKLLLRFYDVTSGRITIDGQDIRDVTLTSLREALGVVPQDPLLFNASVMENLRYARPSATDEDVFEACRAAAIHDRILSFADGYESKVGEQGVKLSGGEIQRLAIARVFLKDPPILILDEATSAVDTMTEANIQHALETLKSGRTTFVIAHRLSTVVNSDKIVVIHEGRVVESGTHEELLAQGNRYKDFVFGHSSIGIWAIGGCLVVAKLDIARDRRNSRIRVRFQVKLDEEHFHIWLS from the exons ATGATCTCCCCTTCACAAGCCTCGCAGGCCCTGCACTACGGCTGTGCCCTGAGCGCCGTGCTCATCGGCCTTTCGGCTTCAGTTCAGTCAGGCCAAGCCAAGAGGAAACACACATCAACGAAAGATTACAAACATCGCCGATCAAAACCCGAGAAAATTGCGAAACTCATCGTCGTTATTACATACGTCTCTGATCTAGTCGCTGCAATTTTTCAGCCCGACGCTTTCAATAAGGAGCAAGCTCACATTATCCACGTCTTGCTGTCAACTTTCGCGTGGATAGCGCTTTGTTCGAATGGGAATGTGCCACGACTTTTGCTCAGCGCCTGCACTGCAACATTCTTGCTCGAGATTCCTCTGCTGGTTCTCAATGTTCGTGGACGATCATTTTCTACCCCCGACGTTGTTTGTCTTGTTTGCCAAGGAGCTCGGATCTTTGTCATTGCCGGTTTAGTTTTGGTTGCTTTGGCCAGCACTACCAATCGGGGCGGTAGCAGCGGAGCCTGCTCAGCAGAAAGTCAGCCTTTCCTGGGGTCGCATGCACAAGAAGGGCCTGCAGACTATGGAACCGAACGCTTCAGGGATGATACCGATACCGAGATCGCCAGTGATGGCTCCGAAGACGAAGATacagacgacgacgatagCGCCAGCATCAAGCGTCGGCGAGCCAAGAGACTAGAAGAGACGGGCGGATGGCTGGGATATTTGAAAGACTTCAAAATTTTTGTCCCGCTTCTGATTCCCAGAAACGACAGAAAAGTTCAACTTTCGATTGTTCTCTGCCTTCTGTGCATGGCAGGTGGAAGAGCAATGATCATCCTGATCCCCCGTCAACTCGGCATCGTCACCGACAAAATCCTGGCGAAAGAAGCACCATACGGTGCACTGGCCATATGGTTGCTTTTAAGTCTCATCAGCGGCGAGTCAGGTCTGGGTTTGATTGAAGCACTCGCCAAAATTCCCATCAAGCAGTTTTCATACAGGCAGATCACCAATGCCGCCTTCAGTCACGTCATGAACCTTCCCATGGAGTTCCACGCCGAGAGAGACTCTGCAGAAGTCATGAAGGCCATTGAGCAGGGTGGAGCTCTTAGCAATCTGCTCGAGACCGCCGTCATTGACATACTGCCGACAGTTGCGGACATGTTCATCGCACTCTGGTTCCTGTACTGGAAATTCAACGCCTACGTCTCTCTGGCTATGCTTGTGGCTTCTGTGGCTTTCACAACCTTGGAGATCGTCACTTCGAACATGAACCTCGCGAATCGCAGGGCGTCAAGCAAAGCTGAAAGAGAGGAAGCGAGAATCATGCATCAGGCTGTTCAAGGATGGCAGACCGTCACGTATTTCAACATGTTCAATTTCGAGAAGCGCCGCTTCGGCCAGGCTGTGGACTCGCAACTCGCCGCTAGCCGTAGATATGGGGTCGGCGATGCTTTCATTCAGGCTCTCCTGGAGGCGACCGTGCCAGTGACATTTTTCGTGCTAGCATGCCTGGTACTGTACGAGATCACTAACGGCCGAGCTTCCCCCGGAGATTTTGTGTTGCTCTTAACATACTGGGAGTATCTAGTCTGGCCTCTCAAATTCCTCTCACACAATTATCGGTACTTGATGTCAGACTTGGTGGATGCCGAACGTCTTCTCAATCTACTACAAACCAAGTCAACCATCGTCGAAAGGGAGAACGCCAAGAACCTCACGCCCGTCAAAGGCCACGTCGCATTTGAGAATGTCGGCTTTGCCTACGATCCGAGGAGACAGACGATTGAACAGCTGGACGTGTCAGCAGCACCAGGAAAGACTATCGCTTTGGTCGGAGAGACGGGCGCTGGAAAGTCATCAATCATGAAATTGCTGCTGCGATTTTACGACGTCACAAGCGGTCGCATCACCATTGACGGCCAAGACATTCGCGACGTCACTCTCACATCGCTTCGCGAAGCCCTTGGGGTTGTTCCGCAGGACCCCTTGCTGTTTAACGCATCCGTCATGGAAAACTTGCGTTACGCACGGCCGTCTGCGACAGACGAAGACGTTTTCGAGGCATGTCGGGCTGCTGCGATCCACGATCGGATCCTGAGTTTCGCCGACGGCTACGAGAGCAAGGTTGGCGAGCAGGGGGTCAAACTTTCCGGCGGTGAAATCCAGAGACTTGCCATTGCGCGGGTATTTTTAAAGGATCCGCCCATTCTGATTCTCGACGAGGCGACGAGTGCGGTTGATACGATGACTGAGGCGAATATCCAGCATGCTTTGGAGACTTTGAAGAGTGGCAGGACGACGTTTGTTATTGCGCACAGACTCTCAACGGTTGTCAACTCGGACAAGATTGTGGTCATACACGAGGGTAGAGTGGTTGAAAGTGGTACGCACGAAGAATTGTTAGCGCAAGGTAACAGATACAAGGACTT TGTTTTTGGCCATTCTTCGATTGGGATTTGGGCCATTGGTGGCTGCCTCGTCGTTGCCAAATTAGACATTGCTCGGGACCGTAGAAACTCGAGAATCAGAGTACGTTTTCAGGTTAAGCTCGATGAGGAGCATTTTCACATTTGGCTGTCTTAA
- a CDS encoding base excision DNA repair protein, with amino-acid sequence MASVSDNNTCKIVPNLELFPSHITQMRVGTRTSFNTSPINRASLLIPTTTRTRSATQTGTPSSISSKITHKDSGCTLSDELEANIKRKTRRKSSSITKKVTDKNAPKSKKKKEKNENGIVDFKANPADDEFVGSPPSAPKLSGKSRPITNVRSLMFQLKTCHEEHEGDVYGSLSNCENIVEGSMERLVEALRPGGMQSKEAKILMQLLDKWDLHVGLEVQFDRGI; translated from the exons ATGGCTTCTGTGTCGGACAACAACACTTGTAAAATTGTCC CAAATTTGGAACTGTTTCCCAGTCATATCACGCAGATGCGCGTAGGG ACCAGAACAAGTTTTAACACCAGTCCCATAAACAGGGCATCACTGTTAATCCCAACAACAACACGCACGCGATCAGCTACCCAGACAGGAACCCCCAGCTCTATATCGTCCAAGATAACGCACAAAGACTCCGGTTGCACACTTTCCGACGAGTTGGAAGCCAATATCAAGCGCAAGACGCGTCGGAAATCTTCATCAATCACAAAGAAAGTCACTGATAAGAACGCGCCAAAGtctaagaagaagaaggagaagaacgaGAACGGGATTGTTGATTTCAAGGCAAACCCTGCTGACGATGAATTCGTCGGCTCACCGCCTTCAGCCCCAAAACTCTCTGGAAAGAG CCGACCCATTACGAATGTCAGGTCGCTT ATGTTCCAGCTCAAGA CGTGTCATGAAGAACATGAAGGAGATGTGTACGGGTCCCTGTCCAACTGTGAGAACATTGTGGAGGGCAGTATGGAGAGGTTAGTGGAGGCGCTGCGACCCGGCGGGATGCAGAGCAAGGAGGCCAAGATTCTCATGCAGCTATTGGACAAGTGGGATCTTcatgtcggattggaagtccaatttgaccgcggcatatag